The DNA sequence TCTTTGTTAACATTAGCTTTGGGTCAGAAAAACAAAGGCCCATGAGAAAGCACATGCTCCAGCACAACTTTCTTCATGGCATTTTTAATCTCCTTATTTCTAAGACTGTAGATGATAGGATTCACCATAGGGATCACCAGAGCATAGAATATGGACACCACCTTGTCCCGGTTTAGGGAGTAGCTAGAACTGGGTCGCATGTACATGAAGAGACCAGAACCATAGAAAAGAGTCACAGCAGTCAGGTGAGAGGCACAGGTGCTGAAGGCTTTGGTCCTACCTTTAACTGAGCTGATCTTCAGGACAGCAGCAACAATGTAACCATAAGAGATGAGGATCACAAGGACAGACATCATTCCAACAACAACACCCACAATGAAGTTCACCACTTGGCTGGTAAAGGTATCAGAGCATGACAGAACCAGAACTGGAGGAAGGTCACAGAAGAAGTGGTCGATCATGTTGGGCCCACAGAAATCATGCTGGTAGACAGAGTATGTTTCAATCAAAGAACTGAGGAATCCACCCATGTAGGCCCCAGCCACCATCTTTAAACAAAGTGTATGGGAAATGAGAGCTGTGTAGAGCAATGGGTTACAGATTGCAGCATAGCGGTCATATGCCATGGCGGCCAAAAGAAAGCATTCAGTCAGCCCCATTCCACAGAACACAAAGTACTGTGTGGCACAGCC is a window from the Ursus arctos isolate Adak ecotype North America unplaced genomic scaffold, UrsArc2.0 scaffold_23, whole genome shotgun sequence genome containing:
- the LOC113248891 gene encoding olfactory receptor 5A2, which gives rise to MVIGRNNTIVTKFILLGFSDHLQMKLFLSVLFLGIYLLTLAWNLSLIVLIRMDSHLHTPMYFFLSNLSFLDICYVSSTTPKMLFDLITGQKTISFVGCATQYFVFCGMGLTECFLLAAMAYDRYAAICNPLLYTALISHTLCLKMVAGAYMGGFLSSLIETYSVYQHDFCGPNMIDHFFCDLPPVLVLSCSDTFTSQVVNFIVGVVVGMMSVLVILISYGYIVAAVLKISSVKGRTKAFSTCASHLTAVTLFYGSGLFMYMRPSSSYSLNRDKVVSIFYALVIPMVNPIIYSLRNKEIKNAMKKVVLEHVLSHGPLFF